In the Natronoglycomyces albus genome, GGCGGGCTCATCGCCTCCTGGCTGCTGACCTGGCCCGAACAGCGCGCCGCCAACCTCGCCCCCATCAGCCTGATCGCGACCTACGGCGCCGGGTTCCACCACCCGCACCTGCGCGGCGCGACCATCGGCGAGTGGCCGCTGAACGTCGCCGAGCCCGAGCACGCCGAAGAGCTGGTGCCGGTGCTGCGCACGATCGCCGGCGCCGATATCCACAACCTCGTCTTCCAGGTCGGCGGCGACTGGCGCATCATCCCCGCCCTCCACCCCGCAAACGCCGAGAAGAAGTCAGCATGAGGGTCTCGATCCTCGACCAGGTACCGATCACCGAACACACGCCGACGCCAGCGGAGGCCGTCACGAGCGGCCTCCGCCTCGCCCAGGAAGCGGAAGCGCTGGGGTATCACCGGATCTGGTTCGCCGAGCACCACCGCTCGGCCTCGTTCGCGAGCACCGCACCGGAAATGATGACCGCCCTCGCGCTGGAGCGCACTCGGCGTATTCGGGTCGGCACCGGTGGCATTCTCCTCCCGCTGTATCCCGTCCAGAAGATCATCGAGGTGATGAGCCTGCTCGGGCAAGTGCACGGTGATCGGATCGATACCGGAGTTGGGCGTGCTGCCTTGGACGACCCGGACTACGGGGAGAAGATCGCCGCCCTCGCCCACGCCCTCGGCACACAGCATCCGTCAAGGGACGGTGAGCCGGATGGCCGGGTCTGGGTGCTCGGCGCAGGCGGCTCCGCCTCACCCCTCGCCGGCCTCGCCGGCGCCGGATATGCGCACGGACACTTCTTCGTGCCCCGCGGCGGCGAAACCGCGATGTCTGCCTACCGTGCAACGACCGCCGAGCATGGTCATGGTGCGCATACGGTGCTGGCGGTGCGCGTGGTCACCGCCGAGACGCGCGAACGCGCCCAAGAGCTGGCGGATGCGACGCTGCTGTGGCGGGCACGCAAAGACCTCGGCTTCGTCGGGCCAATCCCGTCGGCCGAGACCACGCTGCGGCACGAGTGGACCGATGCTGAGCACACCCGCGCGAAAGCCCGATCCCAAGCGATCATCACGGGCACGCCCGACCAAGTGAGCACCGAACTCACGGCACTGGCCGAAGCGCACAACACGGACGAGGTCATGATCAACACCCTCACCAGCGACCCGAACGACCGACTGACCTCGTACCGGATGCTGGCCGAACGCCTCATGGAGTGATCGTCACGGTCACCGCACGAAGAAGCGCTCCCAGAGATGATCCTGGGAGCGCTTCTTCACTGTGCGTCGGACGACCGGTTACAAGGCCGAGGTCAGTAGCCGCAGCGCGGCGAACGACGCGCTGCCGGGCTCAGCGGTGTGGGTGAGGATACGTTGCCCGTTGCCCTCAGGCAGA is a window encoding:
- a CDS encoding LLM class flavin-dependent oxidoreductase; amino-acid sequence: MRVSILDQVPITEHTPTPAEAVTSGLRLAQEAEALGYHRIWFAEHHRSASFASTAPEMMTALALERTRRIRVGTGGILLPLYPVQKIIEVMSLLGQVHGDRIDTGVGRAALDDPDYGEKIAALAHALGTQHPSRDGEPDGRVWVLGAGGSASPLAGLAGAGYAHGHFFVPRGGETAMSAYRATTAEHGHGAHTVLAVRVVTAETRERAQELADATLLWRARKDLGFVGPIPSAETTLRHEWTDAEHTRAKARSQAIITGTPDQVSTELTALAEAHNTDEVMINTLTSDPNDRLTSYRMLAERLME